Proteins encoded within one genomic window of Citrobacter amalonaticus Y19:
- a CDS encoding iron transporter, with product MTMKKTLIASAVMAGIFTAPAAFAFKEYPAGEPVVMNEMELAAVYLQPIDMEPRGMGLPAAKADIHLEADIHAVEGSKNGFGAGEWIPYLTISYTLVNSDTGEKQEGTFMPMVASDGPHYGANVKMMGVGNYKVTYHIEPPSKAGMHRHTDSDTGVGRWWKPFDVSYEFKYVGLN from the coding sequence ATGACCATGAAGAAAACCCTGATTGCCAGCGCAGTGATGGCCGGAATTTTCACCGCACCGGCAGCGTTCGCCTTTAAAGAGTACCCGGCGGGCGAGCCTGTCGTGATGAATGAAATGGAACTGGCCGCCGTTTACCTGCAGCCGATCGACATGGAGCCGCGTGGCATGGGCTTACCGGCAGCGAAAGCCGATATTCACCTTGAAGCGGATATTCACGCGGTCGAAGGCAGTAAAAACGGCTTTGGCGCAGGTGAGTGGATCCCGTATCTGACGATCAGCTATACCCTGGTCAACAGCGATACCGGTGAAAAACAGGAAGGGACGTTTATGCCGATGGTCGCCAGCGATGGCCCTCACTACGGCGCGAACGTCAAGATGATGGGCGTGGGCAACTACAAAGTGACTTACCACATTGAGCCGCCGTCAAAAGCGGGTATGCACCGTCACACCGACAGTGACACCGGCGTCGGTCGCTGGTGGAAACCGTTTGATGTGAGCTACGAATTTAAATACGTCGGTCTGAACTAA
- a CDS encoding FTR1 family iron permease codes for MRKFCLSLLVTLFSLFISVGVWAATNYAPFIEDIEQRLDKTAELYSQQQTDDARRTVQMAYFEVFENLEGPIRINISASKSYEMESAFGEIRRMIGEKKPLAEVQSKIDWLKASLREVEPVLDGGHRLVAEEQHSALTRTDIAVHWQESFRIIDDLLAQAVNDYQSGNYATASQHVQQAHYQGFKNSEMEMSVRQNRSAKDAAAINQQFSALIALAAQPDRLNDVSYQVTTLLQDIEDILPGLPTTRDDQQIAAPQTADNGPAVEAENSRTNWSEVADGINQSIQDAIARYQRGEAQNAILDVQDSYFDRFEASGMENKIGSRDSAFKTTLEAYFTRLVSLMKAGQPVERLQSEASALGQDLQKAVTMLGEGEETQWSLLLYSLMIIVREGLEALLIVAAIVAYMVKNNHQDKLPLIRQSVIVALVVSVITAVIFQLLFTNSGASRELLEGITMLIAVVMLFFMSYWLLSKVEARHWKAWLEGKLSHSLSKGSLVGLWLTSFLAVYREGAETVLFYYALIGDANDVAGHMAIGAGFVIGCVVLLAAWLIMRYSVVRLPLKPFFMFTGSFMYLMAFVFAGKGVLELVEGKLFQPTLINGFPEISWLGIYPYVETLLPQAVLLLAALVALWVMRRKSAVPGETIKNTL; via the coding sequence CAAACCGATGACGCGCGACGCACGGTGCAAATGGCCTACTTCGAGGTGTTCGAAAACCTCGAAGGCCCAATCCGCATCAACATTTCCGCCAGCAAAAGTTACGAGATGGAGAGCGCCTTCGGTGAAATCCGCCGGATGATTGGCGAGAAAAAACCGCTTGCTGAAGTGCAGTCGAAGATCGACTGGCTGAAAGCTTCGCTACGTGAGGTTGAACCGGTGCTGGACGGCGGACACCGACTGGTGGCGGAAGAGCAGCACAGTGCGCTCACCCGAACGGATATCGCCGTTCACTGGCAGGAGAGCTTTCGCATTATCGACGATCTGCTGGCCCAGGCGGTGAACGATTACCAGTCCGGGAACTACGCCACGGCCAGTCAACACGTTCAGCAGGCGCACTATCAGGGATTTAAAAACTCTGAGATGGAAATGTCGGTCAGGCAGAATCGCTCGGCCAAAGATGCCGCCGCCATCAACCAACAGTTTTCCGCGCTGATTGCTCTTGCCGCCCAGCCGGATCGCCTCAACGACGTCTCTTATCAGGTCACCACGTTGTTACAGGATATCGAGGATATTCTGCCGGGCCTGCCGACAACCCGCGACGATCAACAGATTGCCGCCCCGCAAACTGCGGACAACGGTCCGGCGGTGGAGGCGGAGAACTCCCGCACAAACTGGAGTGAAGTGGCGGATGGCATCAATCAGAGCATCCAGGACGCCATTGCACGGTATCAACGCGGCGAGGCGCAGAATGCCATTCTGGATGTTCAGGACAGCTATTTCGACCGCTTCGAAGCCAGCGGCATGGAAAACAAAATCGGCTCCCGTGATTCGGCGTTTAAAACCACGCTGGAGGCCTATTTCACCCGTCTGGTCAGTCTGATGAAGGCCGGTCAACCGGTGGAAAGACTTCAGTCGGAAGCCAGCGCGCTCGGGCAGGATCTGCAAAAAGCGGTGACGATGCTCGGTGAAGGGGAGGAGACACAGTGGAGCCTGCTGCTCTATAGCCTGATGATCATCGTCCGTGAAGGGCTGGAAGCCCTGCTGATCGTGGCGGCAATTGTCGCCTACATGGTGAAAAACAACCATCAGGATAAGCTGCCGCTGATTCGTCAGTCGGTGATCGTCGCACTGGTTGTCAGCGTGATAACCGCCGTGATTTTCCAGTTGCTGTTTACCAACTCAGGTGCCAGTCGGGAACTGCTGGAAGGCATCACAATGCTGATTGCGGTCGTGATGCTCTTCTTCATGAGCTACTGGCTGCTGTCGAAAGTGGAAGCCCGACACTGGAAGGCGTGGCTTGAAGGCAAACTGTCGCACTCGCTGTCGAAAGGGTCGCTGGTGGGATTGTGGCTGACCAGTTTCCTCGCGGTCTATCGCGAAGGTGCCGAAACGGTTCTGTTCTACTACGCCCTGATCGGCGATGCCAACGATGTCGCCGGACACATGGCAATCGGCGCGGGCTTTGTCATTGGCTGCGTTGTGCTACTGGCGGCGTGGCTGATTATGCGTTACTCGGTAGTGCGTCTGCCGCTGAAACCCTTCTTTATGTTTACCGGCAGTTTCATGTACCTGATGGCCTTCGTGTTTGCGGGCAAGGGCGTCCTGGAACTGGTGGAAGGCAAACTGTTCCAGCCAACGTTGATTAACGGCTTCCCGGAAATTAGCTGGCTGGGGATTTATCCCTATGTGGAAACGCTGTTGCCGCAGGCGGTATTACTGCTCGCTGCGCTGGTCGCGCTGTGGGTAATGCGGCGAAAAAGCGCCGTTCCCGGGGAAACAATAAAAAACACTCTGTAG